The following are from one region of the Nicotiana tabacum cultivar K326 chromosome 3, ASM71507v2, whole genome shotgun sequence genome:
- the LOC107830708 gene encoding serine/threonine-protein kinase 12-like encodes MNPDLEMEPVRFPLGKQSSLAPEKGVEVAVEIESEDGEEGGVVDIDPKIRLMYSANEGDIEGIKELLELGTNVNFRDIDERTALHVAACQGYSDVVKLLLDNGAEIDPKDRWGSTPLGDAIHYKNHHVIKLLEEHGAKPPMAPMHVNNSREVPEYEIDAKELDFTNSVELPSCSVARDKLIFFIVSFIRNRLIDVGTFHIASWRGIQVAVKKFGEDVIADEDKVTAFRDELALLQKIRHPNVVQFLGAVTQSSPMMIVTEYLPKGDLHAYLTKEGPLRPTKAIRFAMDIARGLNYLHEIRPEAIIHRDLEPSNILRDDTGHLKVADFGVSKLLKVTNRVKEDKPLTCDNTSCRYVAPEVFKNEEYDTKVDVFSFALILQEMIEGCPPFHAKIENEVAKCYAAKERPPFKAPGKFYAHGLRELIEECWNEKPALRPTFKQIIPRLESIYNKFGHKRRWKVRPLKCFQNFEAMWKKDHSSLSSRNGGSSRSNSSI; translated from the exons ATGAATCCTGATCTAGAAATGGAACCGGTAAGATTCCCATTGGGTAAGCAATCGTCCCTTGCACCGGAAAAGGGGGTTGAGGTGGCAGTGGAAATTGAGAGTGAAGATGGAGAAGAAGGTGGTGTTGTAGATATTGATCCAAAGATCAGGTTGATGTATTCAGCTAATGAGGGTGATATAGAGGGGATCAAGGAGCTTTTGGAGTTAGGGACTAATGTAAACTTTCGAGACATCGATGAGAGGACTGCACTGCATGTTGCTGCTTGCCAAGGTTACAGTGATGTTGTGAAGCTGTTGCTCGATAATGGGGCTGAAATTGATCCCAAAGATCGATGGGGAAGCACG CCTCTTGGAGATGCAATACATTATAAAAATCATCATGTGATCAAGTTACTGGAGGAACATGGTGCCAAACCTCCT ATGGCACCCATGCATGTCAATAATTCACGTGAAGTTCCAGAATATGAGATTGATGCTAAAGAACTTGATTTCACAAACAGCGTTGAATTACCAAG CTGCTCAGTTGCTAGGGATAAGTTGATCTTCTTCATTGTTTCTTTCATTAGAAATCGTCTGATTGATGTG GGAACGTTCCATATTGCCTCATGGCGTGGAATACAAGTTGCTGTTAAAAAGTTCGGAGAGGATGTGATTGCTGATGAGGATAAAGT GACGGCATTTAGAGACGAACTTGCACTGCTCCAGAAGATAAGACATCCAAACGTCGTCCAATTTCTTGGTGCTGTAACACAAAGTAGCCCGATGATGATAGTGACGGAATACTTACCAAAA GGTGATCTCCATGCATATTTGACGAAAGAAGGACCTCTTAGACCAACCAAAGCTATCAGATTTGCAATGGACATCGCAAG GGGACTGAACTATCTACATGAAATTAGACCTGAAGCAATTATTCATCGTGACCTAGAGCCTTC AAATATTTTACGGGATGATACTGGACATCTGAAAGTTGCTGATTTTGGAGTCAGCAAGCTACTGAAAGTTACCAACAGGGTCAAAGAAGATAAGCCTCTGACATGTGATAACACTTctt GTCGATATGTAGCTCCGGAGGTTTTCAAAAATGAGGAATATGACACCAAAGTTGAtgtcttttcctttgctttaattTTGCAAGAG ATGATTGAAGGCTGCCCTCCTTTCCATGCGAAGATAGAAAATGAAGTAGCTAAATGCTATGCTGCCAAGGAACGTCCTCCTTTTAAAGCTCCAGGGAAGTTTTATGCCCATGGACTGAGAGA GCTGATTGAAGAGTGTTGGAATGAGAAGCCGGCCCTGCGTCCAACTTTCAAGCAAATTATCCCAAGGCTTGAGTCTATCTACAACAAATTTGGCCACAAAAGGCGTTGGAAG GTTAGACCATTGAAATGTTTTCAAAATTTCGAGGCCATGTGGAAGAAGGATCACTCAAGTTTAAGTAGCCGGAATGGCGGCTCATCTCGATCAAACAGCAGCATCTAG